Proteins encoded in a region of the Zea mays cultivar B73 chromosome 4, Zm-B73-REFERENCE-NAM-5.0, whole genome shotgun sequence genome:
- the LOC100304300 gene encoding NAC domain-containing protein 35 has product MGGASGGDHPQQHGGGDDGHLQQGGGGDMVMPGFRFHPTEEELIDFYLRRRVEGKRFNIELINLVDLYRYDPWDLPALASIGDKEWYFYVPRDRKYRNGDRPNRVTPSGYWKATGADRTVYVEVKRPIGLKKTLVFYVGKAPKGLRSSWIMNEYRLPSGEADRYQKEISLCKVYKRPGIEDNFHLSTTTARSSGSKAAATMEKKHHRTSASPRMAPVFDGGHSSGYMNKPYSGANTTMLGMASSAAARAATLAPQTSMFLSTPSLSSTTSTEEDGTSLYHMKGVNPPMLPSSTHALLNANSATMATIPIDELSRAIGCQGDPNQTLPTQAPLLPFPNLEKIWDWNPLLESPKVCTSFK; this is encoded by the exons ATGGGGGGAGCATCCGGAGGCGACCACCCGCAGCAGCACGGCGGCGGCGACGATGGGCACCTGCAGCAAGGCGGCGGAGGCGACATGGTGATGCCGGGGTTCCGGTTCCACCCCACGGAGGAGGAGCTCATCGACTTCTACCTCCGCCGTAGGGTGGAGGGCAAGCGTTTCAACATCGAGCTCATCAACCTCGTCGACCTCTACCGCTACGACCCATGGGATCTCCCTG CTCTGGCTTCGATCGGGGACAAGGAGTGGTACTTCTACGTGCCGAGAGACCGCAAGTACCGCAACGGCGACCGCCCCAACCGGGTCACGCCGTCCGGCTACTGGAAGGCCACGGGCGCCGACCGCACGGTCTACGTCGAGGTCAAGCGGCCGATCGGGCTCAAGAAGACGCTGGTGTTCTACGTGGGGAAGGCGCCCAAGGGACTCAGGAGCAGCTGGATCATGAACGAGTACCGCCTTCCTTCAGGCGAGGCCGACCGCTACCAAAAG GAAATTTCTCTTTGCAAAGTGTACAAACGACCAGGGATTGAAGACAACTTTCACCTCAGCACCACCACAGCAAGATCATCTGGCTCAAAGGCTGCAGCAACCATGGAAAAGAAGCACCACCGAACATCGGCGTCGCCCCGCATGGCGCCAGTGTTCGACGGTGGCCACTCATCAGGTTACATGAACAAGCCATACAGTGGAGCAAACACCACCATGCTGGGCATGGCATCATCAGCCGCAGCTCGAGCAGCTACACTGGCACCACAGACGTCAATGTTCCTATCAACCCCCTCACTTAGCTCCACCACGTCGACAGAGGAGGACGGTACATCACTCTACCACATGAAGGGTGTTAACCCACCAATGCTGCCTTCTTCCACACACGCCCTGCTTAATGCAAACTCCGCTACAATGGCAACAATTCcaatagatgagctgagtagggcaatTGGATGCCAAGGAGACCCTAACCAGACCTTGCCAACACAAGCTCCATTGCTTCCTTTTCCTAACTTGGAAAAGATTTGGGATTGGAATCCACTCCTAGAATCTCCCAAGGTTTGCACAAGCTTCAAGTGA